In Phreatobacter cathodiphilus, the genomic window AGCCCGAGCACGAAGGCCATGTGGATGCCGCGATGGGTCGCCTCGCGCAGCAGGCCGAAGCCCGCCGTGTAGTAGTGAAAGGCCGAGAGGGCGAAGAGCAGGCCCGCCACCAGCCAGGCGGTCGCCGGCAGCAGCGGCCGGAAGCGCACTTCGGAATCGAACTCCTCCTCCAGCTTCTGGAGGGCGTTCGGGTCCATCGCCTCGATCTTCATCGGCCGTCTCGCGGTGTCGGGGGCGTTGCGGGGAAGGTTCCGATGACGCGGCGGTCGCATCGTCAGGAACGAGAAGGCCGCGCGGTAACCGCGCGGCCCATCGTCGTCAAGCCGGCAGGGCCTGAATCAGCGCAGCAGACCGGCTTCCTTGTAGAAGCGCGCGGCGCCGTCGTGCAGCGGGATGCCGAGGCCCTGCAGCGCCGTCTCCTTGCGGATGGCCTTGCCCTTGGCATGGCCGGAATCGAGCAGGGCGCGGGTCTTGTCGCTCCACAGGGCTTTGGTGACCTCGTAGACGAGATCGGCGCTCATGCGGGTCGAGGTCACCCACTGGGCGCCCACCGCCAGGGTCTTCACGCCCTTGACGTCCTTGTAGGCGCCGTCCGGAATCTCGTCCTCGGCGAAGAACTTGAACTCGGCCATGATCTTCTTGGCCGCCTCGCCGTCGATCGGCAGCAGCTCGATGCCCGTCGTCGTGGCGAGCTCGGTCAGCGCCGCCGTCGGCCAGCCGGTGGTCATGAAGAAGGCGTCGAGGCCGCCGTCCTTCAGCTTCTCGGCAGACGGGCCCGGCTTCAGGTTCTCGGCGCGGTAGTCGCCGTCGCGGATGCCGAAGCCGGCGAGGATCGCCTTGGCGTTGATGATCGACCCCGAGCCCGGCTCGTCGATGGAGATGCGCTTGCCCTTGAGATCGGCGATCGAGCGGACGTTCAGCCCCTTCTTGACCACGACGTGCAGCGATTCCGGATAGAGGTTGGCGATGGCGCGCAGCGCCTCCACCTTCGGCCGGCCCTGGTAGACACCGGTGCCGGAATAGGCCCAGCTCGCGACGTCCGACTGGCTGAAGCCCGATTCCATCGCGCCGCCGACGATGCCGTTCACGTTCGCCACCGAACCGTTGGTGGCCACCGCCGAGGCGTCGAGCGTGCCGGTGGAGATGGCGTTCGCGATGAGACCGCCGATCGGATAGTAGGTGCCCGCCGTACCACCCGTGCCGATGCGGAAGAACTGCTTGGCCTGGGCGAGGGCAGCGCCCGGCGCCAGCAGCGAGGCGAGGCCGGTGGCACCTGCGAGGGCCGTGAACTGCCTGCGGTCGATGGTCATGGTGATGTCTCCACACGTCTTGAACTGCGTCTCCACCGGCCCAGCGGGCGAGGCGGAAAGCGCGCATGTGATCACATTGCAGGCAGCGAAGCCAGCAGCAGGCCTCATTCTGGGGACGGAGCCGCCATGCGGCCTGAAAAGGACTTGCCCGCCGGATGCCGCCGTGGCGGCATGGCGCCAAGGCGCCCGTGAGAGCGCAGACGGAGGGGAAGCATGAAGCGCGTGCAGGTCGTCATCATCGGCTCGGGGCCCTCGGGCCTCATGCTCGGCCACATTCTCCACCGGGCCGGGATCGACACCATCATCCTCGAGAACCGCAGCCAGGACTACGTGCTGGCCCGCGTGCGCGCCGGCCTGCTCGAGCAGGGCACGGTCGATCTCCTGCGCGACAACGGCCTCGCCGGCCGGCTCGACCGCGAGGGCCTCGTCCATCGCGGCATGGCGCTCGCCTTCGACGGCGAGCGGCACCGTATCGACCTCGCCGGCCTCTCCGGCGGCAAGGTCGTCACCATCTACGGCCAGACGGAGGTCACCCGCGACCTGATGGACGCCCGCGCCGCCTCCGGCGCGCCGACCGTCTACGAGGCGGAGGCCGTCACGCCCCACGGCTTCGACGGCGAGGCGCCGCGCGTCACCTATGTGAAGGACGGCGCCACCCACGAGATCGCCTGCGACTTCATCGCAGGCTGCGACGGGTATCACGGCGTCTCGCGCGCGAGCGTGCCCGCGGGCGCCATCTCGACCTACGAACGCGTCTATCCCTTCGGCTGGCTCGGCATTCTCGCCGAGGTGCCCCCCGTCGACCACGAGCTCATCTACGCCAACTCGGCCCGCGGCTTCGCCCTCTGCACCATGCGGTCCAGCACCCGCAGCCGCTACTACGTCCAATGTCCCCTCGACGACCGGGTGGAGGACTGGCCGGACGACCGGTTCTGGGACGAGATCCGCCGCCGCGTCGACGCCCCCACCGCCGAGGCCATGGTCACCGGCCCCTCCTTCGAGAAGTCGATCGCGCCGCTGCGCAGCTTCGTCGCCGAGCCGCTGCGCTTCGGCCGGATGTTCCTCGTCGGCGACGCCGCCCACATCGTGCCGCCGACCGGCGCCAAGGGCCTCAACCTCGCCATGAGCGACGTGCGCTATCTCGCCGAAGGCCTGCTGGAACACTATGGCGAGAGGTCCGCCGCCGGCCTCGACGCCTATTCTGGCCGCGCCCTCGACCGCATCTGGAAGGCGGTGCGCTTCTCCTGGTGGATGACCACCATGCTGCACCGCTTCCCCGACCAGACCGCGTTCGACCAGCGGATCCAGGAGGCCGACCTCGCCTATCTCGTGTCCTCCGAGGCGGCCATGACCTCGCTCGCCGAGAACTATGTCGGCCTGCCGGTCTGATCCCCGTCATTGACCCTGGGGGCGCGGGCGCTTAACTCAGGCGCTTTCGAGCCCTCCGGACTACCGCCATGGCCCTGCGCGAGATCATCGTCCTTCCCGATCCGCGGCTGAAGCTCGTCTGCGAGCCCGTCGCAGCCGTCGATTCCAAGGTGAGGAAACTCGCCGACGACATGCTGGAGACCATGTACGACGCACCGGGCATCGGCCTCGCGGCGATCCAGATCGCCGTGCCCCAGCGCGTCGTCACCATCGACCTCGCCCGCAAGGAGGAGCCGAAGAAGCCGGTGGTGCTGATCAATCCCGAGATCGTCTGGAGCTCGGACGAGCTCTCCGTCTACGAGGAGGGCTGCCTCTCCATTCCCGAATATTACGAGGAGGTGGAGCGCCCGGCGAAGTGCCGCGTCCGCTATCTCGACCTCGATGGCAAGACCCAGGAGCTCGACTGCGAGGGCCTGATGGCGACCTGCGTCCAGCACGAGGTCGATCACCTCAACGGCGTCCTCTTCATCGACCACATCTCCCGCCTGAAGCGCGAGCGCGTCATCAAGAAGTTCACCAAGGCCGCCCGCCGCGAGGCCCTCGCGTGAGCCTGCGCGTCGTCTTCATGGGCACGCCGGATTTCGCCGTGCCCACCCTCTCCGAGATCATCGGCCAGGGCCACGAGGTGGTGGCGGTCTATACCCGCGCGCCGAAGCCTGCCGGGCGCGGCATGGCCGAGCAGAAGACTCCCGTGCATCGTCTCGCCGACGGCTTCGGCATTCCGGTCTTCACCCCGCGCACCCTGCGCGACGCCGCGGCCCAGGCCGACTTCGCCTCCCTCGGAGCCGATGTCGCGGTCGTCGTCGCCTATGGTCTCATCCTGCCGAAGCCGGTGCTCGACGCGCCCGCCCTCGGCTGCCTCAACCTGCACGGCTCGCTGCTGCCGCGCTGGCGCGGCGCCGCCCCCATCCAGCGGGCGATCATGGCGGGCGACGCCGAGACTGGCGTCATGGTCATGAAGATGGACGAGGGCCTCGACACCGGTCCCGTCGCCATGGTCGAGAAGATCGCCATCGGACCCGACATGACGGCGCAGGACCTGCACGACCGCATGGCGGTGCTCGGCGCCGACCTCATGGTGCGGGCGCTGGCCGCCCTCGACCGCGGCTCCCTCGGCTTCGCGCCCCAGGCTGAAGACGGCGTCACCTATGCCGCCAAGATCGACAAGGCGGAGGCACGGATCGACTGGGCGCGCCCTGCGTCCGAGATCCACGACAAGGTGCGCGGGCTCTCGCCCTTTCCCGGGGCCTGGTTCGAGGCCGATCTCGGCAAGGGCCCGGAGCGGGTCAAGGTGCTGCGCACGGCGCTGGCGGCAGGAACGGGGGCGCCGGGAACGCTGCTCGCGGAGGATCTCACCGTCGCCTGCGGCACCGGCGCGCTGCGCCTCGTCGAGGTCCAGCGGGCCGGCGCCAAGGCGATGAAGGCGGCCGACTTCCTCAACGGCGCCAAGGTCGGGCCCGGCGCGGTCTTCGGGTAATGCCGCGCTACAGGCTGACCATCGAATATGACGGCGGGCCCTATCTCGGCTGGCAGATGCAGGGCGCGAGCTTCGGCAAGTCGGTCCAGGGCGAGCTCGTCCGCGCCATCGGCGAATTCTCCGGCGAGAGCGTGACGGTGGGCGGCGCCGGACGCACCGATGCCGGCGTCCACGCCACCGGCCAGATCGCCCATGTCGACCTCTCCCGCGACTGGCCGAACCGCGTGGTGCGCGACGCCACCAACCGCTACCTCAAGGACGAGGCGATCGCCGTGGTGGCGGCCGAGAAGATGCCGGACGATTTCGACGCGCGGTTCTCGGCCGTGCGCCGCCACTACCTCTACCGCATCATCGACCGCCGCCCGCCGCTCACCCTCGAGCGCCAGCGGGCCTGGTGGTCGCCCAAGGCCCTGGACGTCGATCGCATGCGCGAGGCGGCGCGCCTGCTCATCGGCCGGCACGACTTCACCACCTTCCGCTCCACCGAGTGCCAGGCGAAGTCGCCGGTGCGCAACCTCGACCGCTTCGACGTCTTCCGCACCGAGACCGGCATCGAATGCCGCCTCGACGCCCGCTCCTTCCTGCACAACCAGGTGCGCTCCATGGTGGGCACGCTGAAGCTGGTCGGCGAGGGCCTGTGGACGGCCGACGACCTCGCCGAGGCCCTCGCCGCCCGCGACCGCAAGGCCTGCGGCACCGTCGGGCCGGCGCACGCGCTCTACCTGACGCAGGTGGACTATCCCGCGCACTGGCAGCCGCTCCCCGACACGCCGGAGCGGTGAGAGGGCGGATCGCACTCCGAGGCTCGCCGCTTCCCTCGAAGGACGCACTTGGACCTTGCGGGGCCGGCATCCCACCGTCGCCCGATCGTGTTAAACCTGCGCGCCATGACCGAACGCCTGACACCCGAAGCCGCCGTCGACCGCCTGGAAGCCCTCTATGAGGAGGCGACGGCCGCCCTTCGCGCCGCGCTCGCCCGCTATCTCGCCGGCGGTGCGCCGCCGACGCCCGAGGAGCGCGCCCGCTTCGTCTATCCCGAGATCGCCGTCACCTATGCGCCGGAGCGGGCCGCCCCGCGCAACCGCCGCGCCTATGCCAAGTTCTCGCAGCCCGGCCTCTACCGCACGACGGTGACCCAGCCCGGCTTCTTCCGCCGCTATCTCCTCGACCAGCTCCGCCCGCTCACCACCGAATATGACGCGACGCTGGACGTCAGGCCCTCGACCCAGGAAATCCCCTATCCCTATGTGCTGGACGGCGCCGCCGACCTCACCGCCGACGCCCGCACCCCGGCCGAGCTGGCGCGCCACTTCCCCGTGCCGCTGCTGTCCCTCGTCGGCGACGAGGTGGCGGACGGCATCATGGACGGGCTGCCGCAGGGCACCCTGCCGCTCGCCCTCTTCGACGCGGTGCGCGTCGACTATTCGCTGCGCCGGCTGATCCACTACACCGGCACCGACTGGCGCTCGGTGCAGCCCTGGATCCTGCTCACCAACTACCATCGCTATGTCGACCAGTTCGTCGGCTGGGCCATGGCGGAGATCGCCGCCGGCCGCGCCGAAAGGCTGGTCGCCCCCGGCGGGCTCACCGTCACCGCCGAGACGCTGGACGGCGGCGCCGCCCGCATCGCCGCCTCGGCCTGGCACCGCTACCAGATGCCGGCCTACCACCTGGAGCGGCGCGGCACGGCCGGCATCACCCTCGTCAACATCGGCGTCGGCCCCTCCAACGCCAAGAACATCACCGACCACCTGGCGGTGCTCCGCCCCCATTGCTGGCTGATGATCGGCCATTGCGGCGGCCTCAGGCAGGCCCAGGAGATCGGCGACTACGTCCTCGCCCACGCCTATCTCAGGCGTGACCGCATCCTCGACGCTCTCGTGCCGCCGGAAATCCCCATCCCCGCCCTCGCCGAGATCCAGACCGCGCTGCAGGAGGCCTGCGCCGCCGTCACCGGCATGAGCGGCGAGGCGCTGAAGCACCGGCTCAGGACCGGCACCGTCGTCACCAACAACGACCGCAACTGGGAGCTGCGCTATACGCAGGAGGCGCGCCTCTTCAATCTCTCCCGCGCCATCGCCGTCGACATGGAGAGCGGCACCATCGCCGCCCAGGGGTACCGGCTGCGGGTGCCCTACGGCACCCTGCTCTGCGTCTCCGACAAGCCGCTGCACGGCGAGATCAAGCTGCCGGGCGCCGCCAACGCCTTCTATGCCAGCGCCGTCGCCCAGCACCTGCTCGTCGGCCTCGACGCCGTGGAGCGCCTGAAGCGCGCCGGCGGTACCATCCATTCGCGCAAGCTCAGGAGCTTCGACGAGCCGCCCTTCCGCTGAGCGAAAAAGGTCGCAGACTCCGGCTCCTTTTTCCGCCTCGCGCGTTTCTGTCGGTCCGGGTCTGTCCCGGCGGGTGCGACGGAAGCGACGATGCGCAAGTTCGACGATGTGGGTTTTGCGGCGCTGCTGGTCGTCGTCAGCCTGCTGTTCGGCTGGATCCTCTGGCCCTTCTTCGGCGCCATCCTCTGGGCGGTGGTCACCGCCATCGTCTTCGCGCCGGTCAACGACCGCGTCACCCGCGCCATGCCCGACCGGCCGAGCCTCGCCGCGCTGATCACCCTGGTGGCGATCCTGCTCATCGTCATCCTGCCATTCCTCGCCGTCGGGGCGAACCTGGTGTCGCAGGGCGCGGAAGCCTATGCGGCCATCGAATCCGGCCGCATCGACCTGCCCGGCCTGATCCGTCGCGTCCTCGCCAGCCTTCCCGCGTGGGTCACGGATTTCGCCGCCCGCTACGGCATCTACAATGCCGACGACGTACAGGAGCGCATCGCCTCCTGGGCCACCGCCAGCAGCCAGTCCATCGCCACCCGCGCGGTCAGCATCGGCCAGGGCACGGCCGGCTTCGTGCTCGACCTCGGCGTCATGCTGTACCTTCTGTTCTTCCTGCTGCGCGACGGCGGCAGGCTGATCGACCGCATCGCCGACAAGCTGCCGCTGCAACCGCATCGCCGCCGCGCCCTGCTGCGCAAGTTCGCCCAGGTGGTGCAGGCGACCGTCAAGGGCGGTATCCTCATCGCCCTGCTGCAGGGCGCCCTCGGCGGCATCATCTTCTGGTTCCTCGGCATCCCGTCGCCGCTGCTCTGGGCGGCACTGATGGCCTTCCTCTCGTTGGTGCCGGCGGTCGGCGCCGGCCTCGTCTGGGGCCCCGTGGCCATCTATCTCCTCGCCACCGGATCGATCTGGCAGGGCGTCGTCCTCGTCGCCTTCGGCGTCATGGTCATCGGCCTCGCCGACAACATCCTGAGGCCCATGCTGGTGGGCAAGGACGTCAAGCTGCCCGATTACCTCATTCTCATCTCCACCCTCGGTGGCATCGAGATCTTTGGCCTCAACGGCTTCGTGGTCGGCCCGCTTATCGCCGCCATGTTCGTCACCGTCTGGCAGATGCTGGCCGAGACACCCTCACGCCGGGAGCAGCCGGTGCGCGATCCCGGCCCCGCCTGACGGCCTCCCCACGGCGGACTTTGCAGCGCAGCACCAACCCGGTAGGGTCCCCGCCTCGCTGGAAGGCCTTTTCCCATGCTCGTCGGCAAGCGCATCCTTCTCGTCATCGGCGGCGGCATCGCCGCCTACAAGTCGCTCGACCTGATCCGCCGGCTGCAGGACCGCGGGGCGAAGGTGCGCGCCATCCTCACGCGCGCGGGCAGCGAATTCGTCACCCCCCTCTCGATCGGCTCGCTCACCGGCGACAAGGTGTTCCAGGAGCTGTTCTCGCTCACCGACGAGAACGAGATGGGCCATATCGAGCTGTCCCGCGACGCCGACCTCTTGGTCGTCGCCCCCGCCACCGCCGACCTCATGGCGAAGATGGCCAACGGCCACGCCAACGACCTCGCCTCCACCGCCCTCCTCGCCACCGACAAGCGCGTGCTCCTCGCCCCGGCGATGAACGTGCGCATGTGGCTGAACCCGGCGACACGGCGCAATCTCGCGACGCTCGAGGGTGACGGCGTCGCCGTCGTCGGGCCGAACGAGGGCTCCATGGCCTGCGGCGAGTTCGGCCCCGGCCGCATGGCGGAAGTGCCGGAGATCATCGCCGCCATCGAGGGCCTGATGGCCGATCCCGCCGTCGGCCGCCCGCTCGCCGGGCGCCATGTGGTGGTGACCTCCGGGCCCA contains:
- the fmt gene encoding methionyl-tRNA formyltransferase; this encodes MSLRVVFMGTPDFAVPTLSEIIGQGHEVVAVYTRAPKPAGRGMAEQKTPVHRLADGFGIPVFTPRTLRDAAAQADFASLGADVAVVVAYGLILPKPVLDAPALGCLNLHGSLLPRWRGAAPIQRAIMAGDAETGVMVMKMDEGLDTGPVAMVEKIAIGPDMTAQDLHDRMAVLGADLMVRALAALDRGSLGFAPQAEDGVTYAAKIDKAEARIDWARPASEIHDKVRGLSPFPGAWFEADLGKGPERVKVLRTALAAGTGAPGTLLAEDLTVACGTGALRLVEVQRAGAKAMKAADFLNGAKVGPGAVFG
- a CDS encoding AI-2E family transporter, coding for MRKFDDVGFAALLVVVSLLFGWILWPFFGAILWAVVTAIVFAPVNDRVTRAMPDRPSLAALITLVAILLIVILPFLAVGANLVSQGAEAYAAIESGRIDLPGLIRRVLASLPAWVTDFAARYGIYNADDVQERIASWATASSQSIATRAVSIGQGTAGFVLDLGVMLYLLFFLLRDGGRLIDRIADKLPLQPHRRRALLRKFAQVVQATVKGGILIALLQGALGGIIFWFLGIPSPLLWAALMAFLSLVPAVGAGLVWGPVAIYLLATGSIWQGVVLVAFGVMVIGLADNILRPMLVGKDVKLPDYLILISTLGGIEIFGLNGFVVGPLIAAMFVTVWQMLAETPSRREQPVRDPGPA
- a CDS encoding TAXI family TRAP transporter solute-binding subunit, encoding MTIDRRQFTALAGATGLASLLAPGAALAQAKQFFRIGTGGTAGTYYPIGGLIANAISTGTLDASAVATNGSVANVNGIVGGAMESGFSQSDVASWAYSGTGVYQGRPKVEALRAIANLYPESLHVVVKKGLNVRSIADLKGKRISIDEPGSGSIINAKAILAGFGIRDGDYRAENLKPGPSAEKLKDGGLDAFFMTTGWPTAALTELATTTGIELLPIDGEAAKKIMAEFKFFAEDEIPDGAYKDVKGVKTLAVGAQWVTSTRMSADLVYEVTKALWSDKTRALLDSGHAKGKAIRKETALQGLGIPLHDGAARFYKEAGLLR
- a CDS encoding peptide deformylase produces the protein MALREIIVLPDPRLKLVCEPVAAVDSKVRKLADDMLETMYDAPGIGLAAIQIAVPQRVVTIDLARKEEPKKPVVLINPEIVWSSDELSVYEEGCLSIPEYYEEVERPAKCRVRYLDLDGKTQELDCEGLMATCVQHEVDHLNGVLFIDHISRLKRERVIKKFTKAARREALA
- the pobA gene encoding 4-hydroxybenzoate 3-monooxygenase, whose protein sequence is MKRVQVVIIGSGPSGLMLGHILHRAGIDTIILENRSQDYVLARVRAGLLEQGTVDLLRDNGLAGRLDREGLVHRGMALAFDGERHRIDLAGLSGGKVVTIYGQTEVTRDLMDARAASGAPTVYEAEAVTPHGFDGEAPRVTYVKDGATHEIACDFIAGCDGYHGVSRASVPAGAISTYERVYPFGWLGILAEVPPVDHELIYANSARGFALCTMRSSTRSRYYVQCPLDDRVEDWPDDRFWDEIRRRVDAPTAEAMVTGPSFEKSIAPLRSFVAEPLRFGRMFLVGDAAHIVPPTGAKGLNLAMSDVRYLAEGLLEHYGERSAAGLDAYSGRALDRIWKAVRFSWWMTTMLHRFPDQTAFDQRIQEADLAYLVSSEAAMTSLAENYVGLPV
- a CDS encoding AMP nucleosidase codes for the protein MTERLTPEAAVDRLEALYEEATAALRAALARYLAGGAPPTPEERARFVYPEIAVTYAPERAAPRNRRAYAKFSQPGLYRTTVTQPGFFRRYLLDQLRPLTTEYDATLDVRPSTQEIPYPYVLDGAADLTADARTPAELARHFPVPLLSLVGDEVADGIMDGLPQGTLPLALFDAVRVDYSLRRLIHYTGTDWRSVQPWILLTNYHRYVDQFVGWAMAEIAAGRAERLVAPGGLTVTAETLDGGAARIAASAWHRYQMPAYHLERRGTAGITLVNIGVGPSNAKNITDHLAVLRPHCWLMIGHCGGLRQAQEIGDYVLAHAYLRRDRILDALVPPEIPIPALAEIQTALQEACAAVTGMSGEALKHRLRTGTVVTNNDRNWELRYTQEARLFNLSRAIAVDMESGTIAAQGYRLRVPYGTLLCVSDKPLHGEIKLPGAANAFYASAVAQHLLVGLDAVERLKRAGGTIHSRKLRSFDEPPFR
- the truA gene encoding tRNA pseudouridine(38-40) synthase TruA — its product is MPRYRLTIEYDGGPYLGWQMQGASFGKSVQGELVRAIGEFSGESVTVGGAGRTDAGVHATGQIAHVDLSRDWPNRVVRDATNRYLKDEAIAVVAAEKMPDDFDARFSAVRRHYLYRIIDRRPPLTLERQRAWWSPKALDVDRMREAARLLIGRHDFTTFRSTECQAKSPVRNLDRFDVFRTETGIECRLDARSFLHNQVRSMVGTLKLVGEGLWTADDLAEALAARDRKACGTVGPAHALYLTQVDYPAHWQPLPDTPER